A part of Dokdonella sp. genomic DNA contains:
- the glp gene encoding gephyrin-like molybdotransferase Glp, whose translation MADAPAGAITVDEAVARMLALAASRHPGTETVDLHRALGRVLARDVMAGHDLPPFANSAMDGFAVRGADLSIHGDTCLRIAGTRYAGDPETAAIGPGECLRITTGAPLPSGADTVVIKERVRVEGHVLVVSAGEKAGANVRAAGEDIARGMRALAAGEVIGAARLGVLASLGCAHVEVTRQPRAAVLSSGDELVMPGRPLGHAQIHDSNGFSLAALAAEAGASLVHAPLPFRHVRDDRGVLREVLLAAAADADVIITSGGVSAGEKDLLPALLAELGEVVFWKVRMRPGMPVLCGTLGRTVVVGLPGNPVSGVVTFLLFVRPLLRALQGIAEPSSPRLHARLSAPIAKRHDRAEFMRARLEPHADGTLGVRVLPKQGSGMLHGVVVADALVVVPEDVRELDTGHVVEVIALPAGY comes from the coding sequence ATGGCTGATGCACCCGCCGGGGCTATCACGGTCGATGAAGCCGTCGCGCGCATGCTCGCGCTTGCCGCCTCGCGCCACCCCGGTACGGAAACCGTCGATCTGCATCGAGCGCTTGGTCGCGTGCTTGCCCGCGACGTCATGGCCGGCCACGACCTGCCGCCGTTCGCAAACTCGGCAATGGACGGCTTTGCCGTGCGTGGTGCCGATCTGTCCATCCACGGCGACACGTGCCTGCGCATTGCCGGTACGCGTTACGCCGGCGATCCGGAAACTGCCGCGATCGGCCCCGGCGAGTGCCTGCGCATCACCACCGGTGCGCCGCTGCCGAGCGGCGCCGACACCGTCGTCATCAAGGAGCGCGTGCGCGTCGAGGGTCATGTCCTCGTCGTGTCGGCCGGCGAGAAGGCCGGGGCCAACGTGCGCGCCGCCGGCGAGGACATCGCGCGCGGCATGCGGGCGCTCGCCGCTGGCGAGGTCATCGGCGCCGCGCGTCTCGGTGTACTCGCGTCGCTCGGTTGTGCGCATGTCGAAGTCACCCGCCAGCCGCGTGCCGCCGTGTTGAGCAGCGGCGACGAGCTGGTCATGCCGGGGCGACCGCTCGGTCACGCGCAGATCCATGACAGCAATGGCTTCAGTCTGGCCGCGCTCGCTGCCGAAGCCGGCGCCAGCCTGGTCCATGCACCGCTGCCGTTCCGCCATGTGCGGGATGACCGGGGCGTGCTGCGCGAAGTCCTGCTTGCCGCCGCGGCCGACGCCGATGTCATCATCACCAGTGGTGGTGTATCAGCCGGCGAGAAGGACCTGTTGCCTGCGCTGCTTGCAGAACTCGGCGAGGTCGTGTTCTGGAAGGTGCGCATGCGTCCCGGCATGCCGGTCCTGTGTGGCACGCTCGGCCGTACTGTGGTCGTCGGCCTGCCTGGGAACCCGGTATCCGGCGTCGTCACCTTCCTGTTGTTCGTGCGGCCCCTGCTGCGCGCCCTGCAGGGCATCGCCGAGCCATCTTCACCGCGCCTGCATGCGCGGTTGTCGGCACCGATCGCCAAGCGCCACGATCGTGCCGAGTTCATGCGCGCACGCCTCGAACCGCATGCCGATGGCACGCTCGGCGTACGCGTGCTGCCGAAGCAGGGCTCGGGCATGCTGCACGGCGTGGTCGTTGCGGACGCATTGGTGGTCGTGCCGGAGGATGTCCGCGAGCTCGACACGGGCCATGTGGTCGAAGTGATCGCCCTGCCTGCAGGATACTGA
- a CDS encoding C40 family peptidase: MRRAFLPAIFLLILLSACGHAPPRDDARSRPASTPANRSAGHTANAVLFRALALVGTPYRYGGNTPEGGFDCSGLVGYVFRDAAGIDLPRTSAAIAALPSPRLAADDLRSGDLVLFGNRRTITHVGIYVGERRFVHAPNSGGTVRLDSLDTRGWRETFRHGQRIIR, translated from the coding sequence ATGCGACGCGCCTTCCTCCCGGCGATATTCCTCCTGATCCTGCTTTCCGCCTGCGGCCATGCGCCGCCACGCGACGATGCCCGCTCCCGCCCGGCATCCACGCCAGCCAACCGATCGGCCGGACACACCGCCAATGCGGTGCTGTTCCGGGCGCTGGCCCTGGTCGGCACGCCGTACCGCTACGGTGGCAACACGCCGGAAGGCGGCTTCGATTGCAGCGGCCTGGTCGGCTACGTGTTCCGCGACGCCGCCGGCATCGATCTGCCGCGCACCTCGGCCGCCATCGCCGCCCTGCCCTCGCCCCGGCTGGCCGCCGACGACCTGCGCAGCGGCGACCTGGTGCTGTTCGGCAACCGCCGCACCATCACCCACGTCGGCATCTACGTCGGCGAGCGCCGCTTCGTGCATGCCCCGAACAGTGGCGGCACCGTGCGCCTCGACAGTCTGGACACACGTGGCTGGCGCGAAACCTTCCGCCACGGCCAACGCATCATCCGCTGA
- a CDS encoding YkvA family protein → MRITFELDSADLRRFHDAFERARRLAAAADEIDIVDAAKQALDSLSLDGVPTYVRRRLVHVQRLLLMFEDDEWALPEPERGDALAVLAYFSDPDDLIPDHMAGIGLLDDAVMLELLARRMRHVLEAWERFRVFREGLDNGAVVPERVERSRRIGDERARILAVMRARRRRSAAISGVK, encoded by the coding sequence ATGCGCATCACCTTCGAACTCGACTCCGCCGATCTCAGGCGATTCCACGACGCCTTCGAGCGCGCGCGGCGACTCGCCGCCGCAGCCGACGAGATCGACATCGTCGATGCAGCAAAACAGGCGCTGGACTCGCTCAGCCTGGACGGCGTGCCGACCTATGTGCGCCGGCGCCTCGTCCACGTGCAGCGCCTGTTGCTGATGTTCGAAGACGACGAATGGGCGCTGCCCGAGCCCGAGCGCGGTGACGCGCTTGCCGTGCTGGCCTATTTCAGCGACCCGGATGACCTCATCCCCGATCACATGGCCGGTATTGGCCTGCTCGATGATGCGGTCATGCTCGAACTGCTTGCCCGGCGCATGCGTCACGTGCTCGAGGCCTGGGAACGTTTCCGCGTTTTCAGGGAGGGGCTCGACAACGGCGCCGTGGTGCCGGAACGGGTCGAGCGTTCGCGCCGGATCGGTGACGAGCGCGCGCGGATCCTCGCCGTGATGCGCGCGCGGCGGCGCCGTTCCGCTGCAATCAGTGGCGTGAAGTGA
- the der gene encoding ribosome biogenesis GTPase Der, protein MLPVVALVGRPNVGKSTLFNVLTRSRDALVADLPGVTRDRHYGICRLEPRRFVVVDTGGIADSDEGLAGLTTRQVELAIGEADVVVFVVDARDGLLPSDEAILVRLRKLGKPLVLGVNKTDGLDEAAALAEFSRLGSAAAIPLAASHGRGVVPLLAAVAERLPPEIETEPSNADEGGMRVAIVGRPNVGKSTLVNRLLGEDRVIVSDVAGTTRDSIRVPLERDGRRYTLIDTAGVRRKGRIDDAVEKFSVIKTLQSVEAANVVVVVLDAREGVTDQDAALIGHVLDAGRALVIAANKWDGLAKYDREQCRVSLARRLVFVEWAPQVTISALHGSGIGELMKAVNRAYAAANRKLTSSELTRALEAAYAAYQPPLVRGHAPKLKYAHPGGSNPPTIVIHGSRTKHLAESYRRYLENFFRKRYRLEGTPIRIDFSESENPYAGKKNVLSEGQQKRRQRMIRHAKRNKH, encoded by the coding sequence ATGCTGCCCGTCGTCGCCCTGGTCGGACGCCCGAACGTCGGCAAGTCGACCCTCTTCAACGTCCTCACGCGTTCGCGCGACGCCCTTGTTGCCGACCTGCCTGGCGTCACCCGTGACCGCCACTACGGCATCTGCCGGCTCGAACCGCGCCGCTTCGTCGTCGTCGACACCGGCGGTATCGCCGACAGCGACGAAGGCCTGGCCGGCCTGACCACGCGCCAAGTCGAGCTGGCCATCGGCGAGGCCGATGTCGTCGTCTTCGTCGTCGACGCGCGCGACGGCCTGCTGCCGAGCGACGAGGCGATCCTCGTCCGCTTGCGCAAGCTCGGCAAACCGCTCGTGCTTGGCGTCAACAAGACCGACGGCCTCGACGAAGCGGCTGCGCTCGCCGAGTTTTCGCGCCTCGGTTCGGCCGCGGCGATTCCGCTTGCCGCCTCGCATGGCCGCGGCGTGGTGCCGCTGCTGGCCGCGGTAGCGGAGCGTCTGCCGCCGGAGATCGAGACCGAGCCGAGCAACGCCGACGAAGGCGGCATGCGTGTCGCCATCGTCGGCCGCCCGAATGTCGGCAAGTCGACCCTGGTCAACCGCCTGCTCGGTGAGGACCGGGTGATCGTCTCTGATGTCGCCGGCACCACGCGCGACTCGATCCGCGTGCCACTCGAACGCGACGGTCGCCGTTACACCCTGATCGACACCGCCGGCGTCCGGCGCAAGGGCCGCATCGACGACGCGGTCGAGAAATTCAGCGTCATCAAGACCCTGCAATCGGTCGAGGCGGCCAACGTCGTCGTCGTCGTGCTCGACGCGCGCGAGGGTGTGACCGACCAGGATGCGGCCCTCATCGGCCATGTGCTCGATGCCGGCCGTGCCCTGGTGATCGCCGCCAACAAGTGGGATGGCCTGGCCAAGTACGACCGCGAGCAATGCCGCGTCTCGCTGGCGCGCCGGCTGGTATTCGTCGAGTGGGCGCCGCAGGTGACGATCTCGGCGCTGCACGGCAGCGGCATCGGCGAACTCATGAAGGCGGTCAACCGCGCCTACGCCGCAGCCAATCGCAAGCTCACTTCGTCGGAACTCACGCGCGCGCTGGAGGCGGCCTATGCCGCCTACCAGCCGCCGCTCGTGCGCGGCCACGCGCCAAAGCTCAAGTACGCGCATCCAGGCGGATCGAATCCGCCGACCATCGTCATTCACGGTTCGCGCACGAAGCACCTGGCCGAGTCCTACCGGCGCTACCTCGAGAACTTCTTCCGCAAGCGTTACCGCCTCGAAGGCACGCCGATCCGCATCGACTTCAGCGAAAGCGAGAACCCCTACGCCGGCAAGAAGAACGTGCTGAGCGAAGGCCAGCAGAAGCGCCGCCAGCGCATGATCCGCCACGCCAAGCGCAACAAGCACTGA
- a CDS encoding peptidylprolyl isomerase, whose translation MQIENNKVVTMHYSVTGTDGEAIEDSRAAGTPIEVLVGHRGIIPGIEKALLGRAAGERFTVDVSAADGYGERQPGNLQRVPKKYFRDAARLKPGMLTTLAMKQGGQRMVTVVKVGSSVVDVDLNHPLAGRDLRFDIEIIGVRDGDESEIAHGHVHSAGGHAH comes from the coding sequence ATGCAGATCGAGAACAACAAGGTCGTCACGATGCACTACAGCGTGACCGGCACGGACGGTGAGGCCATCGAGGATTCGCGTGCCGCCGGTACCCCAATCGAAGTGCTGGTTGGCCATCGCGGCATCATTCCCGGGATCGAGAAGGCCCTGCTCGGCCGTGCCGCCGGCGAGCGCTTCACGGTGGATGTGAGCGCGGCGGACGGTTATGGCGAACGCCAGCCCGGCAACCTGCAGCGTGTGCCGAAGAAATACTTCCGCGACGCCGCACGCCTCAAGCCCGGGATGCTGACCACGCTGGCGATGAAGCAGGGCGGGCAGCGCATGGTCACCGTGGTCAAGGTCGGCTCAAGTGTCGTCGATGTCGATCTCAACCATCCTCTCGCCGGCCGCGATCTGCGCTTCGACATCGAGATCATCGGCGTGCGTGATGGCGACGAGAGCGAAATCGCCCATGGTCACGTGCATTCGGCGGGTGGTCACGCGCACTGA
- a CDS encoding DEAD/DEAH box helicase, protein MSFDTLGLSPALLRAIAEQQYTEPTPVQAAAIPVVLAGRDVMAGAQTGTGKTAAFTLPLLEHLYMRHARATGAPRRPRALILTPTRELAAQVQDSVRTYGKHVGAKSLTIFGGVGMNPQIDALRRGVDIVVATPGRLLDHMQQRSVDLSAIEVLVLDEADRMLDMGFLPQMKRVLAALPAQRQTLLFSATFSTEIKALAAQFMHAPDEIQVARPNSVAATVSHRVHPVDAEAKRDLLLYLLEADAAQTLVFCRTKHGSDKLAKQLDKAGLRAAAIHGNKSQNQRTRALADFKSGRVGILVATDIAARGLDIDQLPRVINFDLPMVAEDYVHRIGRTGRAGAEGLAVSLVSHAEEGLLRDIRKLLKQDIAIEDVPGFEPARPLRLDGPGGSGGPRQPRNGSPQARRPHAQQSRNNGGEHAAGNQKRRRRRSGRPAAVKS, encoded by the coding sequence ATGAGTTTCGACACCCTCGGGCTGTCGCCCGCCCTGCTGCGCGCGATCGCCGAACAGCAGTACACCGAACCGACCCCGGTCCAGGCCGCCGCGATCCCAGTGGTGCTCGCCGGCCGCGACGTCATGGCCGGCGCACAAACCGGCACCGGCAAGACCGCCGCCTTCACCCTGCCCCTGCTCGAACACCTCTACATGCGCCATGCGCGCGCCACCGGCGCGCCACGCAGACCACGCGCACTGATCCTGACGCCGACGCGTGAACTCGCCGCCCAGGTACAGGACAGCGTGCGCACCTACGGCAAGCACGTCGGCGCGAAATCGCTGACGATCTTCGGCGGCGTCGGCATGAATCCGCAGATCGACGCACTGCGCCGTGGCGTCGACATCGTCGTCGCCACCCCGGGTCGGCTGCTCGACCACATGCAGCAACGCAGCGTCGACCTGTCCGCGATCGAGGTGCTCGTCCTCGACGAGGCCGACCGCATGCTCGACATGGGCTTCCTGCCGCAGATGAAGCGCGTGCTGGCGGCCCTGCCCGCGCAGCGCCAGACCCTGCTGTTCTCGGCGACGTTCTCGACCGAGATCAAGGCGCTGGCTGCGCAGTTCATGCATGCCCCCGACGAGATCCAGGTGGCCAGGCCGAACAGCGTCGCCGCCACTGTCAGCCATCGCGTGCATCCGGTCGATGCCGAGGCCAAGCGCGACCTGCTGCTGTACCTGCTCGAAGCGGACGCCGCCCAGACCCTCGTGTTCTGCCGCACCAAGCACGGCTCCGACAAACTGGCCAAGCAGCTCGACAAAGCCGGCCTGCGCGCAGCCGCGATCCACGGCAACAAGAGCCAGAACCAGCGCACGCGCGCGCTCGCCGACTTCAAGAGCGGCAGGGTCGGCATCCTCGTTGCCACCGACATCGCCGCACGCGGTCTCGACATCGACCAGTTGCCGCGTGTGATCAACTTCGACCTGCCGATGGTCGCCGAGGACTACGTGCACCGCATCGGCCGCACCGGCCGCGCCGGCGCCGAGGGCCTGGCCGTGTCCCTGGTCAGCCACGCCGAGGAAGGCCTGCTGCGCGACATCCGCAAGTTGCTCAAACAGGACATCGCCATCGAGGATGTGCCCGGCTTTGAACCGGCACGACCGCTGCGCCTCGACGGTCCAGGTGGCAGTGGTGGCCCACGTCAGCCGCGCAACGGTTCGCCGCAGGCTCGACGCCCGCACGCCCAGCAATCGCGCAACAATGGCGGCGAACACGCCGCAGGCAACCAGAAGCGCCGGCGGCGGCGTAGTGGTCGCCCGGCGGCGGTCAAGAGCTGA
- the mobA gene encoding molybdenum cofactor guanylyltransferase MobA — protein sequence MNPVDVQATTAAILAGGRGERMGGVDKGLLEVDGQRLAERVLAALRGQGIDNVLIVANRSHDEYARLAPVVADAGPAFRGPLAGIAAALAVCATPWLLSVPVDCPTLPPDLFARLATAARSGAGAAVFVAHDGERRQPLFALYRRTLADEAVAALAANLGVHAWQVRIGACEVDFADMRAHFANLNTPAELAAHAGKNHDG from the coding sequence ATGAATCCCGTCGATGTGCAGGCGACCACCGCGGCGATCCTCGCCGGCGGTCGCGGCGAACGCATGGGCGGCGTCGACAAGGGCCTGCTCGAAGTCGATGGTCAACGTCTCGCCGAACGCGTCCTTGCCGCGCTGCGCGGGCAGGGCATCGACAATGTGCTGATCGTCGCCAACCGCTCGCATGATGAATATGCGCGCCTCGCGCCGGTCGTCGCCGATGCCGGGCCGGCCTTCCGCGGCCCGCTTGCCGGCATTGCCGCTGCACTCGCGGTCTGTGCGACGCCGTGGCTGTTGAGTGTGCCGGTGGATTGCCCGACACTGCCGCCGGACCTGTTCGCACGCCTCGCCACCGCTGCGCGCAGCGGCGCGGGCGCTGCGGTCTTCGTCGCGCACGATGGCGAACGCCGCCAGCCGCTGTTCGCGCTGTACCGGCGGACGCTCGCTGACGAAGCGGTCGCTGCGCTTGCCGCGAACCTCGGTGTGCATGCCTGGCAGGTGCGCATCGGCGCATGCGAGGTTGACTTCGCCGACATGCGCGCGCATTTCGCCAATCTCAACACGCCGGCCGAACTCGCTGCGCATGCAGGGAAGAACCACGATGGCTGA
- the bamB gene encoding outer membrane protein assembly factor BamB has product MKRALVVPVIAAAIVALGGCKWLDKLGRKDNVEPPTPLSESFTPTLAVQSLWTATPGKGAGNSGARLRPAVADGRLYVAGVDGSVQALDAATGRNLWSVRDKKERWSGGPAANGDLVVVGSLEGSLHAFSATDGSPRWQSRIDAEIITAPAMGNDLVAVRAQNGRLFGIDPADGSRKWVYEQAVPALSLRGNSSPVIAGDLVVGGYDSGRLVAVRSSDGALAWTQLLSNAEGRTEVERLADIDGQVVVDANEVFAVGYRGQIAVFYADSGRPAWGREMNSYAGVGVSATAVVTSDAEGNVWAFDRQSGANLWKNEELRHRWLTAPAIIGNHAVVGDLDGWVHWLELGEGRLVARQRLGKKPIESTPVVADDVVYVEDVEGRIGAWRTP; this is encoded by the coding sequence ATGAAGCGCGCCCTCGTCGTCCCCGTCATCGCGGCAGCCATCGTTGCACTCGGTGGCTGCAAGTGGCTCGACAAGCTTGGCCGCAAGGACAACGTCGAGCCGCCGACGCCGCTGTCGGAGTCGTTCACGCCGACCCTCGCTGTACAGTCCCTGTGGACGGCCACGCCGGGCAAAGGTGCCGGCAACTCGGGTGCTCGACTGCGCCCGGCAGTGGCCGATGGCCGTCTCTATGTGGCGGGTGTCGACGGCAGCGTGCAGGCGCTGGACGCTGCCACCGGGCGCAACCTGTGGAGCGTGCGCGACAAGAAGGAACGCTGGTCCGGTGGCCCTGCAGCGAATGGCGACCTCGTCGTCGTCGGCTCCCTGGAGGGTTCCCTGCATGCCTTTTCCGCGACGGATGGCAGCCCGCGCTGGCAGAGCCGGATCGATGCCGAAATCATCACGGCACCGGCAATGGGCAACGATCTCGTCGCCGTGCGTGCGCAGAATGGTCGCCTGTTCGGCATCGACCCGGCCGACGGTTCGCGCAAGTGGGTCTACGAGCAGGCTGTGCCGGCGCTCAGCCTGCGCGGCAATTCCTCGCCGGTAATCGCCGGAGACCTTGTCGTCGGTGGTTATGACAGTGGTCGATTGGTCGCCGTGCGCAGTTCCGACGGTGCGCTGGCGTGGACACAGTTGCTGTCGAACGCCGAGGGCCGCACCGAGGTTGAGCGTCTCGCTGACATCGATGGTCAGGTCGTCGTTGATGCCAACGAAGTATTCGCCGTCGGCTACCGCGGCCAGATCGCCGTGTTCTATGCCGACAGCGGTCGCCCGGCCTGGGGGCGCGAGATGAACAGCTATGCCGGCGTCGGCGTCAGCGCGACCGCCGTCGTCACCAGCGATGCCGAAGGCAACGTGTGGGCGTTTGATCGCCAGAGCGGTGCCAACCTTTGGAAGAACGAGGAACTGCGCCACCGCTGGCTGACCGCGCCGGCAATCATCGGCAACCACGCCGTGGTCGGCGACCTCGACGGCTGGGTGCACTGGCTCGAACTCGGCGAAGGTCGCCTGGTCGCCCGCCAGCGCCTCGGCAAGAAGCCGATCGAAAGCACTCCGGTCGTCGCTGACGATGTCGTCTACGTCGAGGACGTCGAAGGGCGCATCGGCGCCTGGCGTACGCCCTGA
- a CDS encoding serine hydrolase domain-containing protein, whose amino-acid sequence MSTRFAVLGAGLLLALTAMAQAPESILPPLEAGEPSAVTGPVGPGDAELAAFVDGAMATALEDEGIAGAVVAVVDRSRTRLLRGYGHAGFAPARTVDPETTLFRLGSVSKTFTYLAAMQLAEQGRLDLQAEVNRYLPAALQLPDEGWPAVRVHHLLTHTAGFEDSALGHLFRFDAEHARSLENYLATYRPRRVRAPGQAAVYSNYSVGLLGAIVARVVAKPFEAHVAASLFVPLGMQATRFSEPATEAEAGAWSQGFVRRNGHHLAQPFEIIAPLAPAGSASSTGADMARYLRMLLGGGELDGVRVLGAATFAELSGVDVRNADAVGGIANGFFRERHGRHESLEHGGATLWFHSNLVVLPDAGLGVFVSTNTASGRRLARELPRHILEFLLADARPSPPPAEPSDFAGRATGFVGTYLSARRNFSTFEKMAVLLDGAMSVRVDGNALVIDGAAASTRYVEESPLVFRAVDSGQRIAFQRMADGSIGGYAGSYGHTVFERVGFIDKPSTFLAALGVLALTALGVLLCAWRRGALPERARIRDGRAVAFVLIATAAGWLIALVLLAAAVAGMLAAGGEIVVRHPTPALGVASIALHIVAVMSLFCALAVPAAWRARGWSAGRRLRHVFVVLVFLGVIALGLRWKLLFAPLLLGE is encoded by the coding sequence ATGTCGACACGATTTGCCGTTCTTGGCGCAGGGTTGCTGCTGGCGTTGACCGCGATGGCGCAGGCGCCCGAGTCCATCCTGCCGCCGCTGGAAGCCGGGGAACCATCAGCCGTGACCGGGCCGGTCGGCCCCGGTGATGCGGAACTGGCGGCCTTCGTCGACGGCGCGATGGCGACCGCGCTCGAGGACGAGGGCATCGCGGGTGCCGTCGTCGCCGTCGTCGACCGCTCGCGCACACGCCTGCTGCGCGGCTATGGCCATGCCGGGTTCGCGCCTGCCCGTACGGTCGATCCCGAAACGACGCTGTTCCGGCTCGGATCGGTATCGAAGACCTTCACCTACCTGGCGGCGATGCAACTGGCCGAGCAGGGGCGGCTCGACCTGCAGGCCGAGGTGAACCGCTACCTGCCGGCTGCCCTGCAGCTGCCGGACGAGGGCTGGCCGGCGGTGCGCGTGCATCATCTGCTCACCCACACGGCTGGTTTCGAGGACAGCGCGCTCGGCCACCTGTTCCGCTTCGACGCGGAGCATGCGCGCAGCCTCGAGAACTACCTCGCTACCTATCGCCCGCGTCGCGTGCGTGCTCCGGGGCAGGCGGCGGTTTACTCCAACTATTCGGTCGGTCTGCTCGGCGCGATCGTCGCGCGCGTGGTCGCAAAGCCGTTCGAGGCCCATGTTGCCGCCAGCCTGTTCGTACCGCTGGGCATGCAGGCGACGCGCTTCTCGGAACCGGCGACCGAGGCCGAGGCCGGCGCGTGGTCGCAGGGTTTCGTGCGCCGAAACGGCCACCACCTCGCCCAGCCGTTCGAGATCATAGCCCCGCTCGCGCCGGCTGGCTCGGCCTCGAGTACGGGCGCCGACATGGCGCGCTACCTGCGCATGCTGCTCGGTGGCGGCGAACTCGATGGCGTGCGCGTGCTCGGTGCGGCGACATTTGCCGAGCTCTCGGGGGTGGATGTGCGCAATGCCGATGCCGTGGGTGGTATCGCCAACGGCTTCTTCCGCGAACGCCATGGCCGGCATGAAAGCCTCGAGCATGGCGGTGCTACGTTGTGGTTCCACAGCAACCTCGTCGTCCTGCCGGATGCCGGGCTCGGCGTGTTCGTTTCGACCAATACCGCCAGCGGGCGCCGGCTCGCGCGCGAACTGCCACGGCACATCCTCGAGTTTCTGCTCGCCGACGCACGTCCGTCGCCACCGCCTGCGGAGCCATCGGACTTCGCCGGGCGCGCAACCGGTTTTGTTGGCACCTACCTGTCGGCGCGACGCAACTTTTCGACATTCGAAAAGATGGCCGTGCTGCTCGATGGGGCGATGAGCGTGCGCGTCGATGGCAATGCGTTGGTGATCGACGGCGCAGCCGCGTCCACACGCTACGTTGAGGAGTCGCCACTGGTATTCCGCGCCGTCGACAGCGGCCAGCGCATTGCCTTCCAGCGAATGGCAGATGGCTCCATTGGCGGCTATGCCGGCAGCTATGGCCACACCGTGTTCGAGCGGGTCGGCTTCATCGACAAGCCATCGACTTTTCTGGCGGCACTTGGCGTGCTCGCGCTGACCGCACTCGGGGTCCTGCTCTGCGCTTGGCGGCGCGGTGCGCTGCCGGAGCGGGCGCGCATCCGCGACGGCCGCGCGGTTGCCTTCGTATTGATCGCGACGGCAGCCGGCTGGCTGATCGCCCTGGTCCTGCTCGCTGCCGCCGTGGCCGGCATGCTCGCAGCCGGCGGCGAGATCGTCGTGCGTCATCCGACACCAGCCCTTGGGGTAGCCAGCATCGCCCTGCACATCGTCGCGGTGATGAGCCTGTTCTGCGCACTGGCCGTGCCGGCGGCCTGGCGCGCGCGTGGTTGGAGTGCCGGTCGCCGCCTGCGCCACGTTTTCGTCGTGCTCGTGTTTCTTGGCGTGATCGCCTTGGGCTTGCGTTGGAAGCT
- the moeB gene encoding molybdopterin-synthase adenylyltransferase MoeB, whose product MPNRLPLPVEIDPIDALTRQRDGTVLIDVREDGEREAGMPAGAHGIARAQLPERIDALANRTTPVLLICASGRRSLLARDDLLALGYRDVASVRGGFTRWRAEGLPQADGAFDSDSAERYARHLLLPEVGVAGQRRLAQARIAMVGAGGLGSPASLYLVAAGIGHISLIDDDHVERSNLQRQIVHADARVGMAKVESARQTLAALNPQVHIDTHETRLSAANVEALIAGHEVVIDGADNFPTRYLLDAACRRLRIPLVYGAVHRFSGQVSVFDARRDDSPCYRCLFPEAPSAAEAPNCSEAGVLGVLPGTIGLLQATEAIKLILGQGRTLVGRLLCYDALAAGFHELALPRDPACPGCGPDAVFDGYVDLAARCRAEP is encoded by the coding sequence ATGCCAAACCGCCTGCCACTGCCCGTCGAGATCGACCCCATCGATGCGCTCACGCGCCAGCGCGACGGCACCGTGCTGATCGACGTGCGCGAGGATGGCGAGCGCGAGGCCGGCATGCCGGCCGGCGCGCACGGCATCGCACGTGCGCAGCTGCCGGAACGCATCGACGCGCTCGCCAACCGCACGACGCCGGTCCTGTTGATCTGCGCCAGCGGACGTCGCTCGCTGCTCGCGCGCGATGACCTGCTCGCGCTCGGCTATCGCGACGTCGCCTCGGTGCGCGGCGGTTTCACGCGCTGGCGCGCGGAAGGCCTGCCGCAGGCGGACGGCGCGTTCGATTCCGACTCGGCCGAGCGCTATGCGCGTCATCTGCTCCTGCCGGAGGTCGGTGTCGCAGGTCAGCGCCGACTCGCGCAGGCGCGCATCGCCATGGTCGGCGCCGGTGGGCTCGGCTCACCGGCTTCGCTCTATCTGGTCGCCGCCGGTATCGGTCACATCAGCCTGATCGACGACGATCACGTCGAGCGCTCGAATCTGCAACGCCAGATCGTGCATGCCGATGCGCGCGTCGGCATGGCCAAGGTCGAGTCGGCGCGACAGACGCTGGCCGCGCTGAATCCGCAGGTACACATCGACACCCACGAGACACGCCTGTCGGCCGCGAACGTCGAAGCGCTCATCGCGGGCCACGAAGTCGTCATCGACGGCGCCGACAACTTCCCGACGCGCTACCTGCTCGATGCCGCCTGCCGTCGCCTGCGCATCCCGCTCGTCTACGGCGCCGTGCATCGTTTCAGCGGCCAGGTCAGCGTGTTCGACGCGCGCCGCGACGACTCGCCGTGCTACCGCTGCCTGTTTCCCGAAGCGCCCTCTGCGGCGGAAGCGCCGAACTGTAGCGAAGCCGGCGTGCTTGGCGTCCTGCCCGGCACCATCGGCCTGCTGCAGGCCACCGAGGCCATCAAGCTGATCCTCGGTCAGGGGCGAACGCTGGTCGGCCGCTTGCTGTGCTACGACGCGCTTGCCGCGGGCTTTCACGAGCTCGCCTTGCCGCGCGATCCGGCCTGCCCGGGCTGCGGCCCCGATGCCGTGTTCGACGGCTACGTCGATCTTGCGGCGCGCTGCAGGGCCGAACCGTAG